The following coding sequences lie in one Anomalospiza imberbis isolate Cuckoo-Finch-1a 21T00152 chromosome 17, ASM3175350v1, whole genome shotgun sequence genomic window:
- the PARD6B gene encoding partitioning defective 6 homolog beta — protein MNRAQRGAAGSRGLGTMEVKSKFGAEFRRFSLERSKPGKFEEFYGLLQHVHKIPNVDVLVGYTDIHGDLLPINNDDNYHKAVSTANPLLRIFIQRKEDADYSAFGTDTMTRKKNVLSNVLRPDNHKKKPHIVISMPQDFRPVSSIIDVDILPETHRRVRLYKYGTDKPLGFYIRDGSSVRVTPHGLEKVPGIFISRLVPGGLAQSTGLLAVNDEVLEVNGIEVSGKSLDQVTDMMIANSRNLIITVRPANQRNNVVRNSRTSGSSGQSTESSLPSSTPNILGNLLQGEEESDEEDIIIEDSGEPQQIPKAAPASESIESLSQIELLHESTQNGFLPSSEMNLNHSAGSISMEYEVPEPGRKSLEEDGTIITL, from the exons ATGAACCGGGCTCAgcgcggggccgcgggcagCCGCGGCCTGGGCACCATGGAGGTGAAGAGCAAG TTTGGGGCAGAATTTCGACGATTTTCTCTGGAGAGATCCAAACCTGGAAAGTTTGAGGAGTTCTATGGATTACTGCAGCACGTGCACAAGATCCCAAACGTTGATGTTCTGGTGGGATACACGGACATTCACGGAGACCTGCTGCCTATCAATAATGATGACAATTACCACAAAGCAGTTTCTACAGCCAATCCTCTCCTCAGGATTTTCATTCAGAGAAAAG AAGATGCAGACTACAGTGCCTTCGGGACGGATACCATGACGAGGAAGAAGAACGTCTTATCCAACGTGCTACGGCCGGATAACCACAAGAAGAAGCCCCACATTGTCATCAGCATGCCCCAGGACTTCAGGCCCGTGTCCTCCATCATAGACGTGGATATTCTGCCCGAGACCCACCGCAGGGTGCGGCTCTACAAGTACGGCACCGACAAACCCCTGGGCTTCTACATCCGCGACGGCTCCAGCGTCAGGGTCACCCCGCACGGGCTGGAGAAGGTGCCGGGCATTTTCATATCCAGGCTGGTCCCCGGGGGGCTGGCTCAGAGCACGGGCCTGCTGGCTGTCAATGATGAGGTGCTGGAGGTCAACGGGATAGAGGTGTCAGGAAAAAGCCTCGATCAAGTTACAGACATGATGATTGCAAACAGCCGCAACCTGATCATCACGGTCAGGCCCGCCAACCAGAGGAACAACGTCGTGAGGAACAGTCGGACTTCGGGCAGCTCCGGCCAGTCCACTGAGTCCAGCCTTCCCAGCAGCACTCCAAACATTCTGGGGAATCTGCTGCAAGGAGAAGAGGAGAGCGATGAGGAGGACATTATTATAGAAGACAGCGGCGAGCCACAGCAGATCCCAAAAGCTGCGCCTGCCAGCGAAAGCATAGAATCCTTATCACAAATTGAACTCCTCCACGAGTCCACACAAAATGGATTCCTTCCTTCCAGTGAGATGAACTTGAATCACTCAGCAGGCAGCATTAGCATGGAGTATGAAGTCCCAGAGCCAGGGCGTAAGTCCTTAGAAGAAGATGGAACTATAATAACGCTATGA